The following proteins are co-located in the Calliphora vicina chromosome 2, idCalVici1.1, whole genome shotgun sequence genome:
- the Wdr82 gene encoding WD repeat-containing protein 82 codes for MKMKLIDSVVRSFKVAKVFRENTDKINAIDFSPNGEHLISCSEDDQIVIYDCEKGTQSRTVNSKKYGVDLIHFTHANNTAIHSSTKVDDTIRYLSLHDNKYLRYFPGHTKKVISLCISPVEDTFLSGSLDKTLRLWDLRSPNCQGLMHLSGRPVAAYDPEGLIFAAGVNSESIKLYDLRSFDKGPFVTFKLNQEKECDWTGLKFSRDGKTILISTNGSIIRLVDAFHGTPLQTFTGYPNTKGIPIEASFSPDSQFIFSGSTDGRVHVWNADTGYKVCVLNGDHPGPVQCVQFNPKYMLLASACTNMAFWLPTSDEGL; via the coding sequence ATGAAGATGAAATTAATTGATAGTGTCGTTCGGAGCTTTAAGGTCGCTAAAGTATTTAGAGAGAACACAGACAAGATCAACGCCATCGACTTTTCACCAAATGGAGAGCATTTAATTTCCTGCAGCGAGGACGATCAAATTGTTATATATGATTGCGAAAAAGGAACACAATCGCGAACTGTAAACTCCAAAAAGTATGGCGTagatttaatacattttacacaTGCGAATAACACCGCTATACATAGCTCTACTAAAGTAGACGACACAataagatatttaagtttacatGATAATAAATACTTACGATACTTTCCTGGTCACACCAAAAAGGTAATATCATTGTGTATATCTCCTGTGGAAGACACATTTCTGTCGGGTTCTCTAGATAAGACTCTTCGATTATGGGATCTCAGATCTCCGAATTGCCAAGGATTAATGCACTTGTCTGGACGTCCCGTCGCAGCTTATGATCCCGAAGGACTGATATTTGCAGCTGGAGTAAATTCTGAAAGTATTAAATTATACGATCTTCGTTCCTTTGATAAAGGACCTTTCGTAACATTTAAACTTAATCAAGAGAAAGAATGTGATTGGACTGGATTAAAATTTTCGCGTGATGGTAAAACTATACTTATTAGTACTAATGGTTCAATAATTCGTCTTGTAGATGCTTTCCATGGAACACCTTTGCAGACATTTACGGGTTATCCAAACACAAAGGGAATTCCAATTGAAGCTAGTTTTAGTCCGGATTCTCAATTTATATTCTCCGGCAGTACAGATGGCCGCGTTCATGTATGGAATGCTGATACCGGATATAAAGTATGTGTTCTAAATGGTGACCATCCTGGCCCCGTCCAATGCGTCCAATTTAATCCCAAATATATGTTACTAGCCTCTGCCTGTACCAACATGGCGTTTTGGTTACCTACATCCGATGAaggtttataa